The Magnolia sinica isolate HGM2019 chromosome 9, MsV1, whole genome shotgun sequence genome contains a region encoding:
- the LOC131255824 gene encoding cellulose synthase-like protein E6 isoform X1, translating into MERVAYAPLFETKEAKGRIAFKIYAISVFVGVCMIWMYRATHVPKEGLRWVWFCMFGAEIWFGIYWIFTQSARWRPVYRSTFKERLSHRYEDELPGVDIFVCTADPTIEPPTLVINTVLSVMAYDYPPEKLSIYLSDDGGSDLTFYALLEASRFSKHWIPFCKKFKVEPRSPAIYFATTSEAHDTQRTNEWLSTKKLYEEMANRIDIAVKLGRVPREIRADHKGFGEWHSAVNSRNHQTILQILIDGGDTNAVDTEGSALPTLVYMAREKRPQHLHNFKAGALNALIRVSSIISNGPIILTVDCDMYSNNAESLRDALCFFMDEEKGHEIAYVQFPQSFDNLSKNDIYANSYKVVQGVEFHGMDGYEGSPYIGTGCFFRRESLCGKKYGEEYKDWKKGMEGRAKGSGMELEERAKGHASCTCEENTQWGKEMGVKYGCPAEDVITGMAIQCRGWKSMYLNPRRKAFLGVAPTTLLQSLVQHKRWAEGHLQIFTKHCSFVKGNGKIKLGLQMSYAIYNAWAFNAFPTLCYVAVPSLALLSGISLFPKISSPWFAPFAYVTIAKHTYSLVEALWMEETVESWWNEQRMWLYKRTSSYFFSTIDAALQLSGLAKSAFVITAKATDDEVAKRYDQEIMEFGSTSPMFTVLATLAMVNLLCLVGEIKRVVMGDEVEEMEALAWQFVLCGVLVIINWPIYQGLFLRKDMGRLPTSVAFISTGFAMLACLIPMH; encoded by the exons ATGGAAAGGGTAGCGTATGCACCTCTCTTTGAAACTAAGGAAGCAAAGGGTAGGATTGCAtttaagatttatgcaatttcggTATTTGTGGGCGTTTGTATGATTTGGATGTACAGAGCAACTCATGTTCCAaaagaagggttgagatgggtgtGGTTTTGCATGTTTGGAGCTGAGATTTGGTTTGGAATTTATTGGATTTTCACTCAATCAGCACGTTGGAGGCCTGTCTATCGGTCTACCTTCAAAGAAAGGCTCTCCCACAG ATATGAAGATGAATTGCCAGGGGTGGACATTTTTGTGTGCACTGCGGACCCCACAATAGAACCACCCACCCTAGTAATCAACACCGTTCTTTCAGTTATGGCCTACGATTACCCACCGGAGAAGCTGAGCATCTACCTCTCCGATGATGGTGGGTCAGATCTGACATTCTACGCTCTATTAGAGGCATCTCGCTTCTCGAAGCATTGGATCCCATTTTGTAAGAAATTCAAGGTGGAGCCAAGATCACCGGCCATCTATTTTGCCACAACATCTGAGGCACATGATACTCAACGCACCAACGAATGGTTGTCCACCAAG aaATTATATGAAGAAATGGCGAACCGGATTGACATTGCAGTTAAGTTGGGCCGTGTCCCAAGGGAAATCCGAGCCGATCACAAAGGTTTCGGAGAGTGGCATTCGGCTGTAAATTCACGCAACCATCAGACCATTCTTCAG ATATTAATTGATGGGGGGGACACGAATGCTGTGGATACTGAAGGATCAGCATTGCCGACACTCGTGTACATGGCACGTGAGAAGAGACCTCAACATCTCCACAATTTCAAAGCTGGTGCTTTGAATGCATTG ATACGGGTGTCATCGATCATAAGCAACGGGCCAATCATCCTGACGGTAGACTGCGACATGTACTCAAACAATGCAGAATCGCTGAGAGATGCATTGTGTTTTTTCATGGATGAAGAGAAGGGTCATGAAATTGCCTACGTACAATTTCCTCAGAGCTTCGATAATCTCTCTAAGAATGATATTTATGCTAATTCCTACAAGGTAGTTCAAGGG GTGGAATTTCATGGTATGGATGGTTATGAAGGGTCACCGTACATTGGGACCGGATGCTTTTTTAGGAGGGAGAGTTTATGTGGGAAGAAGTATGGTGAGGAATACAAGGACTGGAAAAAAGGAATGGAAGGGCGAGCAAAGGGAAGTGGAATGGAGTTGGAGGAGAGAGCAAAAGGTCATGCAAGTTGCACCTGTGAAGAGAATACTCAGTGGGGAaaagag ATGGGAGTGAAGTATGGGTGTCCAGCGGAAGATGTGATAACTGGCATGGCAATTCAATGTAGGGGGTGGAAATCGATGTATCTGAACCCAAGAAGGAAAGCATTCTTGGGGGTTGCTCCTACAACCTTATTACAATCGTTGGTGCAACATAAGAGATGGGCAGAAGGACACCTTCAAATATTCACCAAGCATTGTTCCTTCGTAAAAGGAAATGGCAAGATAAAGCTAGGACTTCAAATGAGCTACGCTATTTACAATGCATGGGCTTTCAATGCCTTCCCAACACTATGTTATGTTGCGGTGCCATCCCTTGCCCTTCTCAGTGGCATTTCCTTGTTCccaaag ATTTCAAGTCCATGGTTTGCACCCTTTGCATATGTGACCATTGCAAAGCACACATACAGCCTAGTCGAGGCACTATGGATGGAAGAGACGGTTGAGTCATGGTGGAACGAACAACGGATGTGGCTCTACAAAAGGACATCGTCGTATTTCTTCAGCACCATCGATGCGGCACTCCAGTTATCAGGACTTGCCAAGTCAGCATTCGTGATCACGGCAAAGGCAACCGACGACGAGGTGGCGAAGAGGTATGATCAAGAGATCATGGAGTTTGGGTCCACTTCTCCTATGTTCACCGTCCTAGCCACGTTGGCGATGGTGAACCTCTTGTGTCTAGTTGGTGAAATCAAGAGGGTAGTCATGGGTGATGAAGTTGAAGAGATGGAGGCATTGGCATGGCAGTTTGTTCTATGTGGGGTGTTGGTCATCATCAACTGGCCCATCTATCAAGGGCTCTTCTTGCGCAAGGACATGGGCCGCCTGCCCACCTCGGTTGCATTTATATCTACTGGTTTCGCTATGCTTGCTTGTCTAATACCCATGCATTAG
- the LOC131255824 gene encoding cellulose synthase-like protein E1 isoform X2 — translation MERVAYAPLFETKEAKGRIAFKIYAISVFVGVCMIWMYRATHVPKEGLRWVWFCMFGAEIWFGIYWIFTQSARWRPVYRSTFKERLSHRYEDELPGVDIFVCTADPTIEPPTLVINTVLSVMAYDYPPEKLSIYLSDDGGSDLTFYALLEASRFSKHWIPFCKKFKVEPRSPAIYFATTSEAHDTQRTNEWLSTKKLYEEMANRIDIAVKLGRVPREIRADHKGFGEWHSAVNSRNHQTILQILIDGGDTNAVDTEGSALPTLVYMAREKRPQHLHNFKAGALNALVEFHGMDGYEGSPYIGTGCFFRRESLCGKKYGEEYKDWKKGMEGRAKGSGMELEERAKGHASCTCEENTQWGKEMGVKYGCPAEDVITGMAIQCRGWKSMYLNPRRKAFLGVAPTTLLQSLVQHKRWAEGHLQIFTKHCSFVKGNGKIKLGLQMSYAIYNAWAFNAFPTLCYVAVPSLALLSGISLFPKISSPWFAPFAYVTIAKHTYSLVEALWMEETVESWWNEQRMWLYKRTSSYFFSTIDAALQLSGLAKSAFVITAKATDDEVAKRYDQEIMEFGSTSPMFTVLATLAMVNLLCLVGEIKRVVMGDEVEEMEALAWQFVLCGVLVIINWPIYQGLFLRKDMGRLPTSVAFISTGFAMLACLIPMH, via the exons ATGGAAAGGGTAGCGTATGCACCTCTCTTTGAAACTAAGGAAGCAAAGGGTAGGATTGCAtttaagatttatgcaatttcggTATTTGTGGGCGTTTGTATGATTTGGATGTACAGAGCAACTCATGTTCCAaaagaagggttgagatgggtgtGGTTTTGCATGTTTGGAGCTGAGATTTGGTTTGGAATTTATTGGATTTTCACTCAATCAGCACGTTGGAGGCCTGTCTATCGGTCTACCTTCAAAGAAAGGCTCTCCCACAG ATATGAAGATGAATTGCCAGGGGTGGACATTTTTGTGTGCACTGCGGACCCCACAATAGAACCACCCACCCTAGTAATCAACACCGTTCTTTCAGTTATGGCCTACGATTACCCACCGGAGAAGCTGAGCATCTACCTCTCCGATGATGGTGGGTCAGATCTGACATTCTACGCTCTATTAGAGGCATCTCGCTTCTCGAAGCATTGGATCCCATTTTGTAAGAAATTCAAGGTGGAGCCAAGATCACCGGCCATCTATTTTGCCACAACATCTGAGGCACATGATACTCAACGCACCAACGAATGGTTGTCCACCAAG aaATTATATGAAGAAATGGCGAACCGGATTGACATTGCAGTTAAGTTGGGCCGTGTCCCAAGGGAAATCCGAGCCGATCACAAAGGTTTCGGAGAGTGGCATTCGGCTGTAAATTCACGCAACCATCAGACCATTCTTCAG ATATTAATTGATGGGGGGGACACGAATGCTGTGGATACTGAAGGATCAGCATTGCCGACACTCGTGTACATGGCACGTGAGAAGAGACCTCAACATCTCCACAATTTCAAAGCTGGTGCTTTGAATGCATTG GTGGAATTTCATGGTATGGATGGTTATGAAGGGTCACCGTACATTGGGACCGGATGCTTTTTTAGGAGGGAGAGTTTATGTGGGAAGAAGTATGGTGAGGAATACAAGGACTGGAAAAAAGGAATGGAAGGGCGAGCAAAGGGAAGTGGAATGGAGTTGGAGGAGAGAGCAAAAGGTCATGCAAGTTGCACCTGTGAAGAGAATACTCAGTGGGGAaaagag ATGGGAGTGAAGTATGGGTGTCCAGCGGAAGATGTGATAACTGGCATGGCAATTCAATGTAGGGGGTGGAAATCGATGTATCTGAACCCAAGAAGGAAAGCATTCTTGGGGGTTGCTCCTACAACCTTATTACAATCGTTGGTGCAACATAAGAGATGGGCAGAAGGACACCTTCAAATATTCACCAAGCATTGTTCCTTCGTAAAAGGAAATGGCAAGATAAAGCTAGGACTTCAAATGAGCTACGCTATTTACAATGCATGGGCTTTCAATGCCTTCCCAACACTATGTTATGTTGCGGTGCCATCCCTTGCCCTTCTCAGTGGCATTTCCTTGTTCccaaag ATTTCAAGTCCATGGTTTGCACCCTTTGCATATGTGACCATTGCAAAGCACACATACAGCCTAGTCGAGGCACTATGGATGGAAGAGACGGTTGAGTCATGGTGGAACGAACAACGGATGTGGCTCTACAAAAGGACATCGTCGTATTTCTTCAGCACCATCGATGCGGCACTCCAGTTATCAGGACTTGCCAAGTCAGCATTCGTGATCACGGCAAAGGCAACCGACGACGAGGTGGCGAAGAGGTATGATCAAGAGATCATGGAGTTTGGGTCCACTTCTCCTATGTTCACCGTCCTAGCCACGTTGGCGATGGTGAACCTCTTGTGTCTAGTTGGTGAAATCAAGAGGGTAGTCATGGGTGATGAAGTTGAAGAGATGGAGGCATTGGCATGGCAGTTTGTTCTATGTGGGGTGTTGGTCATCATCAACTGGCCCATCTATCAAGGGCTCTTCTTGCGCAAGGACATGGGCCGCCTGCCCACCTCGGTTGCATTTATATCTACTGGTTTCGCTATGCTTGCTTGTCTAATACCCATGCATTAG
- the LOC131255824 gene encoding cellulose synthase-like protein E1 isoform X3, giving the protein MERVAYAPLFETKEAKGRIAFKIYAISVFVGVCMIWMYRATHVPKEGLRWVWFCMFGAEIWFGIYWIFTQSARWRPVYRSTFKERLSHRYEDELPGVDIFVCTADPTIEPPTLVINTVLSVMAYDYPPEKLSIYLSDDGGSDLTFYALLEASRFSKHWIPFCKKFKVEPRSPAIYFATTSEAHDTQRTNEWLSTKKLYEEMANRIDIAVKLGRVPREIRADHKGFGEWHSAVNSRNHQTILQILIDGGDTNAVDTEGSALPTLVYMAREKRPQHLHNFKAGALNALIRVSSIISNGPIILTVDCDMYSNNAESLRDALCFFMDEEKGHEIAYVQFPQSFDNLSKNDIYANSYKVVQGVEFHGMDGYEGSPYIGTGCFFRRESLCGKKYGEEYKDWKKGMEGRAKGSGMELEERAKGHASCTCEENTQWGKEISSPWFAPFAYVTIAKHTYSLVEALWMEETVESWWNEQRMWLYKRTSSYFFSTIDAALQLSGLAKSAFVITAKATDDEVAKRYDQEIMEFGSTSPMFTVLATLAMVNLLCLVGEIKRVVMGDEVEEMEALAWQFVLCGVLVIINWPIYQGLFLRKDMGRLPTSVAFISTGFAMLACLIPMH; this is encoded by the exons ATGGAAAGGGTAGCGTATGCACCTCTCTTTGAAACTAAGGAAGCAAAGGGTAGGATTGCAtttaagatttatgcaatttcggTATTTGTGGGCGTTTGTATGATTTGGATGTACAGAGCAACTCATGTTCCAaaagaagggttgagatgggtgtGGTTTTGCATGTTTGGAGCTGAGATTTGGTTTGGAATTTATTGGATTTTCACTCAATCAGCACGTTGGAGGCCTGTCTATCGGTCTACCTTCAAAGAAAGGCTCTCCCACAG ATATGAAGATGAATTGCCAGGGGTGGACATTTTTGTGTGCACTGCGGACCCCACAATAGAACCACCCACCCTAGTAATCAACACCGTTCTTTCAGTTATGGCCTACGATTACCCACCGGAGAAGCTGAGCATCTACCTCTCCGATGATGGTGGGTCAGATCTGACATTCTACGCTCTATTAGAGGCATCTCGCTTCTCGAAGCATTGGATCCCATTTTGTAAGAAATTCAAGGTGGAGCCAAGATCACCGGCCATCTATTTTGCCACAACATCTGAGGCACATGATACTCAACGCACCAACGAATGGTTGTCCACCAAG aaATTATATGAAGAAATGGCGAACCGGATTGACATTGCAGTTAAGTTGGGCCGTGTCCCAAGGGAAATCCGAGCCGATCACAAAGGTTTCGGAGAGTGGCATTCGGCTGTAAATTCACGCAACCATCAGACCATTCTTCAG ATATTAATTGATGGGGGGGACACGAATGCTGTGGATACTGAAGGATCAGCATTGCCGACACTCGTGTACATGGCACGTGAGAAGAGACCTCAACATCTCCACAATTTCAAAGCTGGTGCTTTGAATGCATTG ATACGGGTGTCATCGATCATAAGCAACGGGCCAATCATCCTGACGGTAGACTGCGACATGTACTCAAACAATGCAGAATCGCTGAGAGATGCATTGTGTTTTTTCATGGATGAAGAGAAGGGTCATGAAATTGCCTACGTACAATTTCCTCAGAGCTTCGATAATCTCTCTAAGAATGATATTTATGCTAATTCCTACAAGGTAGTTCAAGGG GTGGAATTTCATGGTATGGATGGTTATGAAGGGTCACCGTACATTGGGACCGGATGCTTTTTTAGGAGGGAGAGTTTATGTGGGAAGAAGTATGGTGAGGAATACAAGGACTGGAAAAAAGGAATGGAAGGGCGAGCAAAGGGAAGTGGAATGGAGTTGGAGGAGAGAGCAAAAGGTCATGCAAGTTGCACCTGTGAAGAGAATACTCAGTGGGGAaaagag ATTTCAAGTCCATGGTTTGCACCCTTTGCATATGTGACCATTGCAAAGCACACATACAGCCTAGTCGAGGCACTATGGATGGAAGAGACGGTTGAGTCATGGTGGAACGAACAACGGATGTGGCTCTACAAAAGGACATCGTCGTATTTCTTCAGCACCATCGATGCGGCACTCCAGTTATCAGGACTTGCCAAGTCAGCATTCGTGATCACGGCAAAGGCAACCGACGACGAGGTGGCGAAGAGGTATGATCAAGAGATCATGGAGTTTGGGTCCACTTCTCCTATGTTCACCGTCCTAGCCACGTTGGCGATGGTGAACCTCTTGTGTCTAGTTGGTGAAATCAAGAGGGTAGTCATGGGTGATGAAGTTGAAGAGATGGAGGCATTGGCATGGCAGTTTGTTCTATGTGGGGTGTTGGTCATCATCAACTGGCCCATCTATCAAGGGCTCTTCTTGCGCAAGGACATGGGCCGCCTGCCCACCTCGGTTGCATTTATATCTACTGGTTTCGCTATGCTTGCTTGTCTAATACCCATGCATTAG